The Radiobacillus deserti genomic interval CCAACTTCTTTAGATTGTGCATTGATTTGACTAATGGTACGCTGTACTTCTTCGTTCTTATTCGGTTCACCAGGACTCCAACCAGTTAAGGCAACAACACCTATTATTACTAGTGGTGTTAAGTAGAAAATGATTTTTCGCATCTGCCACATCTCCTTTTTCTTATACGTCACAATTATTTTCCCTATCTTCCATAATTTTTATACGAAAATAGTTAGCAAAATAAGTGAGAGACATGGCAGTAAAACAAAAACAGCACTAGATGGTCCTAGTACTGTTTGTAAAAGTTTACATTAAGTCATATACAGAATCTTCAAAGTAGAGCCAGTGGTAATATTCGATTTGTTCGTCAGACATTCTTAACACATCTTCTTTATTAAGTTTCGTCATATCCCAGAGATGTTCCATCTT includes:
- a CDS encoding BH0509 family protein; this encodes MSQMERNTKMEHLWDMTKLNKEDVLRMSDEQIEYYHWLYFEDSVYDLM